A section of the Sphingomonas sp. LT1P40 genome encodes:
- a CDS encoding DUF4139 domain-containing protein has product MRGFRTSIMVLAAMTTAGGAWAEEVQTSAGPNAVAVTVYRAPYRDASDKIELSYLGGYALITETRTITIPQGRAVIRFEGVASGILPESAIVTGLPSGVREKNLDAELLSAASLYSRGYARPVTLRRTRDGKTVEEQAIIRSGPAGAAIVETSRGFEVLNCGPTEDAISYDGVPPGLSARPTLSVETDSPQGGTATVTLSYLAWGFDWQANYVATLREGGTAADLFGWVTLASTDMTSFVDAETMVVAGKVNRTTGRTSNPYESTEAFEFQCFLTAPEPPPPPPAPPPPPAPVMSAPPAMMAREDAIVVTGARIRRVEQEDLGDLKAYRVPERTTVAGKSQKQVALLSKDAVPVAIIYAADIQFSYATAPQITIRAMNKADKGLGLPLPAGPVALFERQGERNLLIGESSTDDKAIGEEVEIKFGSASNVTLEHRALVSEGKKRPFELTVRNANPFPVRFEGDFDIAAEMMGSMSAKVGRKDGRYLWAVTVPANGSSDLRYTVTLPR; this is encoded by the coding sequence GTGCGGGGGTTCCGCACATCGATCATGGTACTCGCCGCGATGACGACGGCGGGCGGCGCGTGGGCGGAGGAAGTGCAGACTTCCGCCGGGCCGAACGCGGTCGCGGTCACTGTCTATCGTGCGCCTTATCGCGATGCGAGCGACAAGATCGAGCTGAGCTATCTGGGCGGTTATGCGCTGATTACCGAGACGCGCACGATCACGATTCCACAGGGGCGCGCGGTAATCCGGTTCGAAGGGGTGGCGTCGGGCATCCTGCCCGAAAGCGCGATCGTCACCGGGCTGCCATCGGGGGTGCGCGAGAAGAATCTGGATGCCGAATTGCTCTCCGCCGCCAGCCTGTACAGTCGCGGCTATGCCCGACCGGTGACGCTACGCCGCACGCGTGACGGCAAGACGGTGGAGGAGCAGGCGATCATCCGGTCGGGGCCAGCCGGTGCCGCGATCGTCGAGACGTCGCGCGGGTTCGAGGTGCTGAACTGCGGGCCGACCGAGGATGCGATCAGCTATGACGGGGTGCCGCCGGGGCTGTCGGCGCGGCCGACCTTGTCGGTCGAGACGGACTCACCGCAGGGCGGGACGGCGACGGTGACCTTGTCCTACCTCGCCTGGGGTTTCGACTGGCAGGCCAATTATGTCGCAACCTTGCGCGAGGGCGGAACCGCCGCCGACCTGTTCGGCTGGGTGACGCTGGCGAGCACCGACATGACGAGCTTTGTCGATGCCGAGACGATGGTGGTGGCGGGCAAGGTCAACCGCACCACCGGCCGCACATCCAACCCTTATGAATCGACCGAGGCGTTCGAGTTTCAGTGTTTCCTGACCGCGCCCGAACCGCCCCCGCCCCCGCCCGCGCCGCCACCGCCGCCGGCACCGGTGATGTCCGCGCCGCCAGCGATGATGGCGCGTGAGGATGCGATCGTCGTGACCGGCGCGCGCATCCGTAGGGTCGAGCAGGAGGATCTGGGCGACCTGAAGGCCTATCGTGTGCCCGAGCGGACGACGGTTGCGGGCAAATCGCAGAAGCAGGTCGCGCTGCTGAGCAAGGACGCGGTGCCGGTGGCCATCATCTATGCCGCCGATATCCAGTTTTCCTATGCCACCGCCCCGCAGATCACAATTCGGGCCATGAACAAGGCCGACAAGGGGCTGGGTCTGCCCTTGCCCGCCGGGCCGGTCGCACTGTTCGAGCGGCAGGGCGAGCGCAACCTGTTGATCGGTGAGTCGTCGACCGATGACAAGGCGATCGGCGAGGAGGTTGAGATCAAGTTCGGCAGCGCGTCGAACGTCACGCTGGAGCATCGTGCACTGGTGTCGGAGGGCAAGAAACGCCCCTTTGAACTGACCGTGCGCAACGCCAATCCGTTCCCCGTCCGCTTTGAGGGGGATTTCGACATTGCCGCCGAAATGATGGGCAGCATGTCGGCGAAGGTGGGGCGCAAGGACGGACGCTATCTGTGGGCGGTAACAGTGCCGGCGAACGGATCGTCGGACCTGCGCTATACGGTTACGTTGCCAAGGTAG
- a CDS encoding CBS domain-containing protein translates to MTIAAILSGRGQDVITITGDRTVRDAVTLLAEKRIGAVPVIEGGTVVGIFSERDVIHCIERDGAAAMDHQVRMVMTAPAITVTGEEPVLAALSLMTQRRIRHLPVVENGALVGFVSIGDLVKYRIDRIETEANMMRAYIQQA, encoded by the coding sequence ATGACCATCGCGGCGATCCTGAGCGGACGCGGACAGGATGTCATCACGATCACGGGCGACCGCACGGTGCGCGACGCCGTGACGCTGCTGGCGGAAAAACGCATCGGCGCGGTGCCGGTGATCGAGGGTGGTACCGTCGTCGGCATCTTTTCCGAACGCGACGTGATCCATTGTATCGAGCGTGACGGCGCGGCGGCGATGGATCATCAGGTGCGGATGGTGATGACCGCCCCCGCGATCACGGTGACCGGCGAAGAACCGGTGCTGGCCGCATTGTCGCTGATGACGCAGCGGCGCATTCGGCATTTACCGGTGGTCGAGAATGGTGCGCTGGTGGGTTTCGTGTCGATCGGCGATCTGGTGAAGTACCGCATCGACCGGATCGAGACCGAGGCGAACATGATGCGGGCGTATATTCAACAGGCGTGA
- a CDS encoding lipopolysaccharide biosynthesis protein, with amino-acid sequence MTETTANSPNQGRESLRKQVRSAVIWRSGTQILGQMIAWASTFLVIRWLDPTDYGLFAMTQVVLVLLNMLNGYGLASAIIQKPDVDDRAVRQLFGMLLLLNFGLGAMQFLLAPLAAAYYRQDIVADLLRVQALLYIATPFIALPYALLARAMDFRKQAQVNLISATCGAIAALAGAYAGMGVWTLVLAPLVLFATRAIGMTWAARSLMWPSFDFRGAGEMARFGGLMAAGQLFWFAQSQADIFIAGRLFDPHWLGIYTTSLFLTQILVSKFVPALNEVAFSAYSRMQDDAAGAATAFAKSVRLIMVAAMPFYLGLAATAEPLVRVALGEKWIEAGPIVHLLALAMPFMTLQILFAAATDARGRPGIAAQISAIGAFLLPAAFLVGVQWGVTGLAITWIAIWPVYLVITAWRSLPVIGLSWRNWLAAIAPPVTAAAAMALIVALVDRALPPLGSLPHLMILSATGAAAYGAWLFLFARETVNDAIGMIRR; translated from the coding sequence ATGACGGAAACCACCGCCAACAGTCCGAATCAGGGCCGGGAATCGCTTCGGAAGCAGGTCCGCAGCGCGGTGATCTGGCGTTCCGGCACGCAAATCCTGGGGCAGATGATCGCCTGGGCCTCCACCTTCCTCGTGATTCGATGGCTCGATCCCACCGACTATGGCCTGTTCGCCATGACTCAGGTCGTGCTGGTGCTGCTCAACATGCTCAACGGCTATGGGCTGGCGAGCGCGATCATCCAGAAGCCCGATGTCGACGACCGCGCGGTGCGCCAGCTGTTCGGCATGCTGTTGCTGCTCAATTTCGGTCTTGGCGCAATGCAGTTCCTGCTCGCCCCGCTGGCGGCGGCTTACTATCGGCAGGATATCGTCGCCGATCTGCTGCGGGTGCAGGCGCTGCTCTATATCGCAACGCCGTTCATCGCCCTTCCTTATGCACTGCTCGCCCGCGCGATGGATTTCCGCAAACAGGCGCAGGTCAATCTGATCTCCGCCACCTGCGGCGCGATCGCGGCACTCGCCGGTGCCTATGCCGGAATGGGCGTGTGGACGCTGGTGCTCGCCCCGCTCGTCCTGTTCGCAACGCGCGCGATCGGCATGACATGGGCGGCGCGCTCGCTGATGTGGCCGAGCTTCGATTTCCGCGGCGCGGGCGAGATGGCGCGGTTCGGCGGATTGATGGCGGCGGGCCAGCTCTTCTGGTTCGCGCAGAGTCAGGCCGATATATTCATCGCCGGCCGCCTGTTCGACCCGCACTGGTTGGGCATTTATACCACCAGCCTGTTTCTGACGCAGATTCTGGTGTCGAAATTCGTCCCCGCACTGAACGAGGTCGCCTTCTCCGCCTATTCGCGCATGCAGGACGATGCGGCAGGGGCGGCAACCGCCTTCGCCAAGTCGGTGCGGCTTATCATGGTCGCGGCGATGCCATTCTACCTTGGTCTCGCCGCCACCGCCGAACCTTTGGTGCGCGTGGCGCTGGGCGAGAAATGGATCGAGGCGGGTCCGATCGTCCATCTGCTCGCGCTCGCCATGCCGTTCATGACGCTTCAGATCCTGTTCGCCGCCGCCACCGACGCGCGCGGAAGACCGGGCATCGCGGCGCAGATATCGGCGATCGGCGCGTTCCTGCTCCCTGCAGCGTTTCTGGTCGGCGTCCAGTGGGGCGTCACCGGGCTGGCGATCACATGGATTGCGATCTGGCCGGTCTATCTGGTCATCACCGCGTGGCGCAGCCTGCCGGTTATCGGCCTGTCATGGCGCAACTGGCTCGCGGCGATCGCACCGCCCGTCACCGCCGCAGCAGCCATGGCGTTGATCGTCGCCTTGGTCGATCGCGCACTGCCCCCGCTGGGGTCGCTGCCGCATCTGATGATCCTGAGCGCGACCGGTGCCGCCGCCTATGGCGCATGGCTGTTCCTGTTCGCGCGCGAAACGGTAAATGACGCGATCGGCATGATCCGGCGCTGA
- a CDS encoding methyltransferase domain-containing protein — protein MMASTNRRSLLLGTLSCAAFAGSARAQRKADVQYVPTPPAVVAGMLDLAALKAGDRLIDLGSGDGRIPIAAARRGAVALGVEIDGDLVARARALARLEGLEGNPRFVRDDLFTVSLREADVVTLYLLPELNERLKPKLLAEMKPGARVVSHAFDMGDWPPAVHREVADRQVYLWIIPAIAGGDWVLIRDDGSRGRLTVEQRYSRVTGMLDGVALTSARLDGASLEFTAGGVAYRGIVGDRTIVAEAGRGWRAERVE, from the coding sequence ATGATGGCCTCAACCAACCGCCGATCGCTGCTGCTCGGGACATTAAGCTGCGCAGCATTTGCCGGGTCCGCTCGCGCGCAGCGCAAGGCCGACGTGCAATATGTCCCCACGCCGCCCGCGGTCGTCGCGGGCATGCTCGATCTCGCCGCACTGAAGGCAGGCGATCGGCTGATCGACCTCGGCTCGGGCGACGGTCGCATCCCGATCGCCGCTGCCCGGCGCGGTGCCGTCGCGCTGGGTGTCGAGATCGACGGCGATCTGGTCGCACGCGCGCGGGCGCTCGCGCGGCTGGAAGGGCTGGAGGGCAACCCCCGCTTCGTCCGCGACGATCTGTTTACCGTCTCACTCCGCGAAGCGGATGTGGTGACGCTCTACCTCCTCCCCGAGCTCAACGAGCGCCTCAAACCCAAATTGCTCGCGGAAATGAAGCCAGGCGCGCGCGTGGTCAGCCATGCGTTCGACATGGGCGACTGGCCGCCAGCCGTGCATCGGGAGGTGGCCGATCGGCAGGTCTATCTGTGGATCATTCCCGCAATCGCCGGGGGTGACTGGGTACTGATCCGCGACGATGGTTCGCGCGGACGCCTGACGGTCGAGCAACGCTATAGCCGCGTGACCGGGATGCTCGACGGCGTGGCGCTTACAAGCGCGCGGCTTGACGGGGCGTCGCTGGAATTCACGGCTGGCGGTGTGGCGTATCGCGGGATCGTTGGTGACCGAACGATCGTCGCGGAGGCCGGACGAGGCTGGCGGGCCGAGCGTGTGGAATAG
- a CDS encoding threonine synthase: MRHNLNLTTDRPTFVTHLECAMTGERYDADTIHGLSRVGRPLLVRYDLDGVRTALTQTMLADRPADLWRYRELLPVRRTENIVSLGEIATPIVPLDKIARAHGSTNLSVKDEGRLPTGSFKARGLVMAIAMAKELGIATIAMPTNGNAGAAAAAYAAQAGIEAVIFCPDDTPEINVREIAAQGARVYRVNGLIDDCGKLVAAGKDANGWFDLSTLKEPYRIEGKKTMGLELAEQLDWQLPDVIFYPTGGGTGLIGMWKAFDEMEALGWIGPKRPRMVAVQAEGCAPMVRAWEAGERHATRWEHADTIAMGIRVPQAVGDFLILDAVRASNGFAMAVSDAAILQAVDDAARIDGLLLCPEGGATLAAWRKALAEGLISPDDSALLFNCATGLKYPMADASKTLDRHAAIDFAAL; this comes from the coding sequence ATGCGCCATAATCTCAATCTGACCACCGACCGCCCGACCTTTGTCACCCATCTCGAATGCGCGATGACCGGGGAGCGTTACGACGCGGACACGATCCACGGACTGTCGCGCGTGGGCCGTCCGCTGCTCGTGCGCTACGATCTCGACGGGGTGCGGACGGCGCTGACACAAACGATGCTCGCTGATCGCCCCGCCGACCTGTGGCGTTACCGCGAACTCTTGCCCGTCCGGCGCACCGAGAACATCGTCAGTCTGGGCGAAATCGCCACGCCGATCGTGCCGCTGGACAAGATTGCGCGAGCCCACGGCTCGACGAACCTGTCGGTCAAGGACGAGGGTCGCCTGCCGACCGGATCGTTCAAGGCGCGCGGGTTGGTCATGGCGATAGCGATGGCGAAGGAACTGGGCATCGCCACCATCGCCATGCCGACCAACGGCAATGCCGGCGCGGCGGCGGCCGCCTATGCCGCGCAGGCGGGGATTGAGGCGGTGATCTTCTGTCCCGACGACACGCCGGAGATCAATGTGCGCGAGATCGCGGCGCAGGGCGCGCGCGTCTATCGCGTCAACGGGCTGATCGACGATTGCGGGAAGCTGGTCGCGGCGGGGAAGGACGCCAATGGCTGGTTCGACTTGTCGACCCTGAAGGAGCCGTACCGGATCGAGGGCAAGAAGACGATGGGACTGGAACTGGCCGAACAGCTCGACTGGCAGCTCCCCGACGTGATCTTCTACCCCACAGGCGGTGGCACCGGGCTGATCGGCATGTGGAAAGCGTTCGATGAGATGGAGGCGCTCGGCTGGATCGGTCCCAAGCGTCCGCGCATGGTCGCGGTACAGGCCGAGGGCTGCGCACCGATGGTGCGCGCATGGGAAGCGGGCGAGCGCCACGCAACGCGCTGGGAACATGCCGATACGATCGCAATGGGCATCCGCGTGCCGCAAGCGGTCGGCGATTTCCTGATCCTCGATGCGGTGCGCGCGAGCAACGGCTTTGCGATGGCGGTCAGCGACGCCGCGATCCTTCAGGCGGTGGACGATGCCGCGCGGATCGACGGGCTGCTGCTATGCCCGGAGGGCGGCGCGACGCTGGCGGCATGGCGCAAGGCGCTGGCCGAAGGGCTGATCTCCCCGGATGACAGCGCGCTCCTTTTCAACTGTGCGACCGGCCTGAAATACCCGATGGCGGACGCTTCGAAGACGCTCGACCGCCACGCGGCGATCGATTTCGCGGCGCTTTGA
- a CDS encoding MFS transporter, which translates to MEKPRQGFWGLFNLSFGFFGIQIGFALQNANMSRIFQSLGTEIDNLPALWVAAPLTGLLVQPIVGHMSDRTWLGRLGRRRPYFLAGAVLAALALFAMPMAEVLLFAAVMLWVLDASLNISMEPFRAFVGDMLRKDQHSAGYAVQTAFIGAGAVVGSIFPWALEQWGVSNVAPAGGIPDTVRYAFWFGGAALFVAVLWTVLTTREYSPEQMAAFDGARTEAADAAVRLLATRGNTAGLAWLAAGLAVIVAVGQFALEKEVYLLGALLAGYGIVSLIAIQLARRGTVSMVSHIVGDFAGMPPLMKRLALVQFFSWSALFIMWINTTPVVAQVFYGAADAADARYQEGANWVGVLFTVYNGVAAVAALTLLPLLAKRFGKARTHVIGLLCGVAGFASFFVIRDPQWLIVSEIGIGIAWASILAMPYAILASSLPQAKLGIFMGLFNVFVVVPQLLVATVMGSIMKAFFPDQPIWTMAFAAATLAVAAVAMLRVREA; encoded by the coding sequence ATGGAAAAACCGCGTCAGGGCTTTTGGGGCCTGTTCAACCTGTCGTTCGGGTTCTTCGGCATCCAGATCGGTTTTGCGTTGCAGAATGCGAATATGAGCCGGATCTTCCAGTCGCTGGGGACCGAGATCGACAATCTGCCCGCGCTTTGGGTCGCGGCACCGCTGACCGGGCTGTTGGTACAGCCGATCGTCGGGCATATGAGCGACCGCACCTGGCTCGGGCGGCTGGGGCGGCGGCGGCCCTATTTCCTTGCCGGTGCGGTGCTGGCGGCGCTGGCGCTGTTCGCCATGCCGATGGCCGAAGTGCTGCTGTTCGCCGCGGTGATGCTGTGGGTGCTCGACGCCTCGCTCAACATCTCGATGGAGCCGTTCCGCGCATTTGTCGGCGACATGCTGCGCAAGGACCAGCACAGCGCGGGCTATGCGGTGCAGACCGCATTCATCGGCGCGGGCGCGGTGGTGGGATCGATCTTTCCCTGGGCGCTGGAGCAATGGGGCGTGTCCAACGTCGCGCCCGCCGGGGGCATTCCCGATACCGTGCGCTATGCCTTCTGGTTCGGCGGGGCGGCGCTGTTTGTCGCGGTGCTGTGGACCGTGCTGACGACGCGCGAATACAGCCCGGAACAAATGGCGGCTTTCGACGGCGCGCGTACCGAGGCGGCGGACGCGGCGGTGCGGCTGCTGGCGACGCGCGGCAACACGGCGGGGCTGGCATGGCTGGCGGCGGGGCTCGCAGTGATCGTCGCGGTCGGACAGTTCGCGCTGGAGAAGGAGGTGTACCTGCTGGGCGCGTTGCTCGCTGGTTATGGTATCGTAAGCCTGATCGCGATTCAGCTTGCGCGGCGCGGCACCGTCAGCATGGTCAGCCATATCGTCGGCGATTTCGCAGGGATGCCGCCGCTGATGAAGCGGCTGGCGCTGGTGCAGTTTTTCAGCTGGTCGGCGCTGTTCATCATGTGGATCAATACCACCCCGGTGGTGGCGCAGGTGTTCTACGGCGCGGCGGATGCGGCGGATGCGCGCTATCAGGAGGGCGCGAACTGGGTCGGCGTGCTGTTCACCGTCTATAACGGCGTCGCGGCGGTGGCGGCGCTGACGCTGCTGCCGCTGCTGGCGAAGCGGTTTGGCAAGGCGCGGACGCATGTAATCGGGTTGCTGTGCGGCGTCGCGGGGTTCGCCAGCTTCTTCGTCATCCGCGACCCGCAATGGCTGATCGTCAGCGAGATCGGCATCGGCATCGCCTGGGCGTCGATCCTGGCGATGCCCTATGCGATCCTCGCCTCCAGCCTGCCACAGGCGAAGCTGGGCATTTTCATGGGGTTGTTCAACGTGTTCGTCGTGGTGCCGCAATTGCTGGTGGCGACGGTGATGGGCTCGATCATGAAGGCATTCTTCCCCGATCAGCCGATCTGGACGATGGCGTTCGCAGCGGCGACACTGGCGGTGGCCGCGGTGGCGATGTTGCGGGTGAGGGAGGCATGA
- a CDS encoding LacI family DNA-binding transcriptional regulator, whose protein sequence is MQRKPTSFDIAHLAGVSQPTVSRALRGGAGVNEATRMRIEAIAQKLNYRVDKAASSLRSRHAETLAVLIFQDETADDSAINPFFLSMLGSIMRGCADNGQDMLVSFQQLASDWHQDFEDSHRADGLILLGYGDYELYRAKLSELIAQGTHFVRWGSVQSGGIGLTVGCDNHGGGREATRHLLDLGRRNIAFLGTASSHYPEFHDRYRGHVAALKEGGVIPRPRLQFDAITAEEAGAAAAEALIASGETFDAVLAASDLIAIGAMRTLAAHGLRVPDDIAVVGFDDIASASFTSPPLTTVMQDTRAAGRMLVETLLGRIREARVNDVLLPAKLVVRKSCGAVA, encoded by the coding sequence ATGCAACGCAAGCCGACTTCGTTCGACATCGCCCATCTCGCGGGCGTATCGCAGCCCACGGTCTCGCGCGCACTACGCGGCGGCGCGGGGGTGAACGAGGCGACGCGCATGCGGATCGAGGCGATCGCGCAGAAACTGAACTACCGCGTCGACAAGGCCGCATCGAGCTTGCGCAGCCGCCATGCCGAGACGCTGGCGGTGCTGATATTCCAGGACGAGACCGCCGACGACAGCGCGATCAACCCGTTTTTTCTGTCGATGCTGGGATCGATCATGCGCGGGTGCGCCGACAATGGACAGGATATGCTGGTGTCGTTCCAGCAGCTCGCCAGCGACTGGCATCAGGATTTTGAGGATTCGCACCGCGCCGACGGGCTGATCCTGCTCGGCTATGGCGATTATGAGCTTTACCGTGCCAAGCTGAGCGAGCTGATCGCACAGGGGACGCATTTCGTGCGCTGGGGATCGGTGCAGTCGGGCGGCATCGGGCTGACCGTCGGCTGCGACAATCATGGCGGCGGGCGCGAGGCCACCCGGCATCTGCTTGACCTCGGGCGGCGCAACATCGCGTTTCTGGGCACCGCGTCGAGCCATTATCCCGAATTCCACGACCGCTATCGCGGCCATGTCGCCGCGCTGAAGGAAGGCGGCGTAATCCCGCGCCCGCGCCTGCAGTTCGACGCGATCACCGCCGAGGAAGCCGGGGCGGCGGCTGCCGAGGCGCTGATTGCCAGTGGCGAGACGTTCGATGCGGTGCTGGCCGCCAGCGACCTCATCGCGATCGGCGCGATGCGCACGCTTGCCGCACACGGACTGCGCGTTCCGGACGATATCGCGGTGGTCGGATTCGACGACATCGCCTCCGCCAGCTTCACCAGCCCGCCGCTGACCACGGTAATGCAGGACACCCGCGCCGCCGGCCGCATGCTGGTCGAAACATTGCTCGGCCGCATCCGCGAAGCGCGGGTCAACGACGTGCTGCTGCCCGCCAAACTCGTCGTCCGCAAATCGTGCGGCGCAGTCGCCTGA
- a CDS encoding TonB-dependent receptor yields MRHIIGGRPAARLSFGTSGRAIAAALFVTAIAAPAYAQDAAPAEEEAGDEVVVTGFAAALESAVNTKKTSEQIVESVSAEDIGKLPDASIAESIARLPGLTSQRISGRSSFISIRGFGPDFSSTLLNGRPQTSTNDNRGIEFDQYPSEIVSAVNVYKTPNASLTSQGLVGTVDIRTIRPLEYKSEVFAVGARGIYTDMGKLNSGSKEWGYRLNATYVGKFMDDRLGIALAAAYVDEPYQIEEFEAWGYATDASGSNVVGGVKPFVTTSQLKRLGVSGTVQFDAGNDWMLTLDGFYSNFDDTQIKRGIELPLAWSGAVLSPTGREVKDGVITAGTFSNVEGVVNNHNYVRQADLYSGGANFARNGADGWNVNFDFGWSRTDRRELILESNAGTGPGGGVGAVDTLTFRTTPQGTTFTSHNLNYSDPTLIVLTDPLGWGGGAPGGRQHGYYNDRIVEDELFSYLAEVEREFDGGFISSVKLGANYVDREKSLVPDEYFLQLAGGALQAQVPTQYRLEPTNLGYLGLGPMLSYNPLDLLEGGVYTLVPNTAQDVLFKSFSVEEEVLSAYVMANLAADFGGAKLTGNVGVLAQSTNQNSTGYIQTPTGPQLRTLGDDYWDVLPSLSLSLRMDGDFVIRFGAAREIQRARLDDMRVNISYGANLAEGIVTGSGGNPSLRPYRATAFDLTFEKYWGSRGYVALQLFHKTLHNYIYTAERPFDYSSYPVIQPTPPVSTQGRISQPFNGEGGKIYGAELAGTIPFDTFTSALSGFGVTGGVSYTKSEIAPTPGAPVEDIPGYSKWVANGTAYFEKWGFNLRGSVRYRSSFLGEFSGLGAVRQRRRALSETIVDAQIGYDFQPGSALEGLSVFFQGSNLTDEPFVAINPGRPLEVMNHQRFGRRFQAGFTFKF; encoded by the coding sequence ATGCGTCACATCATTGGCGGCCGTCCGGCCGCGCGACTTTCGTTCGGAACCAGCGGGCGTGCCATTGCCGCCGCCTTGTTCGTCACCGCCATCGCGGCACCCGCCTACGCGCAGGATGCGGCTCCGGCGGAAGAGGAGGCGGGCGACGAAGTCGTCGTCACCGGTTTCGCCGCCGCGCTCGAAAGCGCGGTCAACACCAAGAAGACATCTGAACAGATCGTTGAGTCGGTCTCGGCGGAGGATATCGGCAAACTGCCCGACGCCTCGATCGCCGAATCGATCGCGCGCCTGCCCGGCCTGACGTCGCAGCGTATCTCGGGTCGCAGCTCGTTCATCTCGATCCGCGGCTTCGGCCCCGATTTCTCCTCGACTCTGCTCAACGGGCGCCCGCAAACCTCGACCAACGACAATCGCGGCATCGAATTCGACCAGTATCCGTCCGAAATCGTCAGCGCGGTCAACGTCTACAAAACGCCCAATGCGTCGCTGACCTCACAGGGTCTGGTCGGCACCGTCGATATCCGCACGATCCGCCCGCTCGAATATAAGAGCGAAGTCTTCGCGGTCGGCGCGCGGGGCATTTACACCGACATGGGCAAGCTCAACAGCGGGTCGAAGGAATGGGGCTATCGCCTCAACGCGACCTATGTCGGCAAGTTCATGGACGACCGGCTCGGCATCGCGCTCGCCGCCGCCTATGTCGACGAACCGTATCAGATCGAAGAATTCGAGGCGTGGGGTTACGCCACCGATGCCAGCGGCAGCAACGTCGTTGGCGGTGTGAAGCCGTTCGTGACGACATCACAGCTCAAGCGGCTTGGCGTGTCCGGCACGGTGCAGTTCGATGCGGGCAATGACTGGATGCTGACGCTCGATGGCTTCTATTCCAATTTCGACGATACCCAGATCAAGCGCGGCATTGAGCTGCCGCTGGCATGGAGCGGCGCGGTGTTGTCGCCGACCGGCCGCGAGGTGAAGGACGGTGTCATCACCGCCGGCACCTTCTCCAACGTCGAAGGGGTGGTGAACAATCACAATTACGTGCGTCAGGCCGATCTCTATTCGGGCGGCGCGAACTTCGCTCGCAATGGCGCGGACGGCTGGAACGTCAATTTCGACTTTGGCTGGTCGCGCACCGACCGGCGTGAGCTGATCCTCGAATCCAACGCCGGTACCGGCCCGGGCGGCGGAGTCGGCGCGGTCGACACGCTGACCTTCCGCACCACGCCGCAGGGGACGACCTTCACTTCGCACAACCTCAATTACAGCGATCCGACGCTGATCGTCCTGACCGATCCGCTCGGCTGGGGCGGCGGCGCGCCGGGCGGGCGTCAGCACGGCTATTATAACGACCGTATCGTCGAGGATGAGCTGTTCAGCTACCTCGCCGAAGTCGAGCGCGAGTTCGACGGCGGGTTCATCTCCAGCGTCAAGCTGGGCGCCAATTATGTCGACCGCGAAAAGTCGCTGGTGCCGGACGAATATTTCCTTCAGCTCGCGGGCGGCGCATTGCAGGCACAGGTGCCGACGCAATACCGGCTGGAGCCGACCAACCTCGGCTATCTCGGGCTTGGACCGATGCTCAGCTACAACCCGCTCGATCTGCTTGAGGGCGGCGTTTACACGCTCGTCCCCAACACCGCACAGGACGTGCTGTTCAAGAGCTTCAGCGTCGAGGAAGAGGTGCTCAGCGCCTATGTCATGGCCAATCTCGCCGCGGATTTCGGCGGTGCGAAGCTGACCGGCAATGTCGGGGTGCTGGCGCAGAGCACCAACCAGAATTCGACCGGCTATATCCAGACGCCGACCGGGCCGCAGCTGCGCACGCTGGGCGACGATTATTGGGACGTGCTGCCCAGCCTTAGCCTGTCGTTGCGCATGGACGGCGATTTCGTGATCCGCTTTGGCGCGGCGCGCGAGATTCAGCGCGCGCGGCTCGACGATATGCGGGTCAATATCTCCTACGGTGCCAATCTGGCCGAGGGGATCGTCACCGGCAGCGGCGGCAACCCGTCGCTGCGCCCATATCGCGCCACCGCGTTCGACCTGACGTTCGAGAAATACTGGGGCAGCCGCGGCTATGTCGCACTGCAGCTGTTCCACAAGACGCTGCACAACTACATCTACACCGCCGAACGCCCGTTCGATTATTCGAGCTATCCGGTAATCCAGCCGACTCCGCCGGTCAGCACGCAAGGCCGCATCTCGCAGCCGTTCAACGGCGAGGGCGGGAAAATCTATGGCGCGGAACTGGCTGGCACGATCCCGTTCGACACTTTTACCTCGGCACTATCCGGCTTCGGCGTGACCGGCGGCGTTTCCTATACCAAGTCCGAGATCGCGCCGACCCCCGGAGCGCCTGTCGAGGATATTCCCGGCTATTCGAAATGGGTCGCCAATGGCACCGCCTATTTCGAGAAATGGGGCTTCAACCTGCGCGGCAGCGTGCGGTATCGCTCCAGCTTCCTGGGCGAATTCTCTGGCCTTGGCGCGGTTCGTCAGCGCCGCCGCGCGCTAAGCGAGACGATCGTCGATGCGCAAATCGGCTATGATTTCCAGCCGGGTAGCGCGCTTGAAGGGCTTTCGGTGTTCTTCCAGGGATCGAACCTGACCGACGAGCCGTTCGTCGCGATCAACCCGGGCCGCCCGCTTGAGGTGATGAACCATCAGCGGTTCGGTCGGCGCTTCCAGGCCGGTTTCACCTTCAAGTTCTGA